AAAGATAATAAAAAGATGGTTGTAATGGATTTTTAATAAGTGGTGTTGTGACATGTTTTGTGACATTAACATTTGCAAAAGAACCTAACAAAAGAACACTTTCTTTTGTGTCATCCATTGAGGTTAAACAATAAGAgaatttttgttcttttaattGAGAAACCAAAGATAAAGGACCACGTCCTAATCCAACCAAACCTGATGCTTGTTCAAAACCTTGTCCTTCATTGTCTTCACCACAACCAAAACCAATGTTTTTAACAGaaacttggttttttttatcatcacCAAAAGTAAATGTTTCACTACCTAAAATACCTTGAGTTGTTGAATAATCACCATATGAATAATCATAATTGCAAACATTGTTGCTGCAAGATGAGGAAGGTAAAGCATTGCATAGATTACTACTACATGAGAGTTTAGAAAAAGTTGAGGATTTTTTTGGATCAAAGATTGGTGTTGGTTGTTTGTAACATTGTGAACAAGGCTTACATTGAGTCCATATGAGATCACTTCCTGTGTCCAAAACTGCAGGGTAAGAAATTGGTGGTGTTCCGATCGATAATTCCATTAGATACTCGCCGTTTCCGGCGTGAATTGGTGCTTCCAATTGAGAAGAATCTTGAGTTGTTGATGCGGCTAAAACCATTGCATTAAGTCTTTGGAGTCGGCTATGTCCTCGGTTGATGCCATGTTGAACTCGCTCGAGTTTCGTCAAGTTCTTGCCCGAATCAACATGGCGAAGAGTGACTCGGAACCCTCCTTGAGAAATTTTGTGATGCTTGAGAGATCCTCTTGATGTTGAAGATATTGGATGAACAAAGAGAATTGTTACTAATAGTGTCACCAACATGACACATTTTGAACAATTTTGTGTAGCCATGAACATTAGGTTATACAAAAAGGACTTGTATAAATAATAATGAgctatgaaaatattttgagtTGAGTGAATGAGAAGGGTGATTGGAAATTGtgggaatatatatataaaaagaatttgTCTTAATTAATCACATGAGAAATGAGGAACTTAAGTGTAACGTTTTTTCCATTACAATGTAGTGGAGAAAATAAAGAGGTAAGTAATTAGAGAGACGTAATTAGAGAGATGTAATATAGGTTTAGTGGTGAATGGGAAGTTAAGATATGAGTGTAGTGTCGCAACAAATACCGGGTCTATGGCGTTATGGTAGgtaagattattattattattatttgaaaaacATCTAAGCTAAGGCAACATTGTTGTGACAAAAAAGCAAGGAGTCTCTAACACGTACAATTGAGAGTTGTTCTTGGATTATACGAAGGACAAACTATGATTTGTCTTGTTGGTAAAACGTGGGAGAATGGGGGTGGCTTGGATTTAAGGATTATCAACAATTTGTATTTTGTGGTGTTTTCTTTCTTGTATTTCCTTAATAGGCATCATTTTGGATGACTAATTAATATAGGATAATCATGAATTTGGTGAACCATAAAATGAATACAAATCATTTTGTATgactaataattataatataggATAATCATGATTCATGAATTGGGTGAACTATTTCTCATATGAATATGAATACAAATCATTAAACCTATAGAAAAGTGGTGTTTGTAGTGTATAAAATAAGCttgtattaattttatttattgtataCCCTACATCTTTTTGTTAACCTATTTATCCCTTTCCTCTCCTTATTAATTTCTTTATACTTTGGTTTCTTTCACAATTGGATTTCTATCTAAAAGTTGTGGAAGTGATTGGATTAGATAGGTTGGGTGGACAAACATGGTTTACTAATTTTCTACAAAGAGTGGAGAGTGAGCTTTGTTTCAATTCTACGCATCAATTGAGATGGAAAGCAAAATGTAGGTTGATAATCCTTTTTTAGTTAGGTGAGAAGGCCCTATAGACAAATATATTATCCCAATATGTTTGCCAATTATACTTTATATTATGCTTTGCTATAAATATAGTTAGATTAATGAGAATAATGTGATTTTCACACTATTTTTTGGTATAATGTGATGTTACACAATACTTAATGTAGCTGAATTCACATTCAACATTTAGCATATTGATCATAA
This portion of the Trifolium pratense cultivar HEN17-A07 linkage group LG3, ARS_RC_1.1, whole genome shotgun sequence genome encodes:
- the LOC123916932 gene encoding aspartic proteinase nepenthesin-1, giving the protein MFMATQNCSKCVMLVTLLVTILFVHPISSTSRGSLKHHKISQGGFRVTLRHVDSGKNLTKLERVQHGINRGHSRLQRLNAMVLAASTTQDSSQLEAPIHAGNGEYLMELSIGTPPISYPAVLDTGSDLIWTQCKPCSQCYKQPTPIFDPKKSSTFSKLSCSSNLCNALPSSSCSNNVCNYDYSYGDYSTTQGILGSETFTFGDDKKNQVSVKNIGFGCGEDNEGQGFEQASGLVGLGRGPLSLVSQLKEQKFSYCLTSMDDTKESVLLLGSFANVNVTKHVTTPLIKNPLQPSFYYLSLEGITVGDTRLSIEKSTFDVSDDGSGGVIIDSGTTITYIEENAFETLKKEFISQTKLPVDKSGSTGLDVCFTLPSGKAEVEIPKLVFHFKGGDLELPGENYMIADSSLGVGCLAMGASNGMSIIGNVQQQNILVNHDLQKETISFVPTQCNKL